The sequence TAGTAgctatttcactttatttattctaCGAATATCACTTTTTCCAACAGATATACTATACAGTCCCTACAACACCTATcagttacaaaatattttaattttgttagctGATACTGCATTAGTAAATTATATCgaagattttctttcaatatttttattacgaaTCTCTTGAGATATTTCCAAAATgtagttagtttaaattatttttacaactgTGATCCATGCACTGGCCTTAACCACTGATCTGTTTGTTTTATCATACCATATGAATATTTAGTAACTCCGATAAAGCCAATCCAAGATCGGCTAGTAAAAGGAGAAGAGATTTACCtatcatttaaataataacTCGAATTGTGTGTATTATTATGTGGTGGTAACGGCGGTGGGGTCGTAATTGGCACAGGCGTCGCCACAGGCGTTCCAATAGCATTCGTTGAGTTACCAATAGTTCCGATATGGTTAAGCGTTGTCGCATCTTGCGGAGAATGAGTGGCGGCAGCACAAGCACGTGATGCGACGCTGGATGCCGATGTCATTGACGTAGAGTTCTTCAAAGAAGGCGTGGGCGCACCACCCAATATAAATTGGACCGGCGGATGCATTGGACCCTCGCTAGCATCCTCACTACCCGATGAATCATCACATAACGCATTAGAGTTGTTGTTTAGGATGCCACTGCTGCCACCGCTTAAACCAACCGAACTGCGGCTGTAGTTGTCCAACATGCCTGGATAAATGTATAGAAGTTCTGGAACTTACGATCATCACAATCTATATACTGTACAAGCGCTCGAAAATTGATTTCTTAATTCTAATTctattcttaatttattttaagcagCAAATGATGCTAGGCCAGAAGCGTTCAAATAACGGAAGGAATAATGAGAGCAAGGTGAGCTGCGCGCGGATGTGTGAGACTCACTTCAGTTTGTACtgcatgtttgtttttttaatatatgcaagtataaatgtgtatgtgtgacatcaataatttatttaaaattaatatataatacatgtatttatatataatgtatATCTTAGCAGTAGTGTTAGAAACGCTGTAGATGTACAAGTCATCCAGTTTATATGGGTTCTTTAAGCTGACGTCAGCTTTATCAATGGGTGATGTAACAGATCGTTCAGCATAATTGATGAAGGATTGATTATTTGTGTGTCTAGTTATGGGTTGGTTATTTGTCGACTATTTGAAAACAATACTAATGAAATTGCACTGAGTTAGAAATTCATGACAACACACCCATGCAGGCAGGCAATACAGTCAAGGGCATAGATATTACTTGCTAAATACAGTTTTTATTCAGAcgttcgaaaatgtgcttaccTGAATTCGGTAAATGATTACTTTTCGATTTTGAGTTAAGGCGCATAATTTTCCTTTACTTCATTTagtgaattttatatatttttatttctttattcaatttgttataatattacaatttctatttattcagttttattttaattcaattttattttgcatattttatttcaatttttaattattctattcTGCCATTTTTCCCCTAATATACGATTATCAAAActctttaaagtaatttttaagaacttttttattacctttgttagttttgttttctaactttttgtttgttttatttgtattattgatatataattttcttttattttaatattttgaaattaataaactatattttatttggacttttataatttaaatctattgaaattatttttgcggttttttgattttttgatttttttatattttgatttatcaaaactcatttcattttattttgcctcattttttattatttgtcttTTAAGTGGGATTCTAcctaaacttcttttgttattttattttactgcaCCTTATCGTATTTTATTCTTAAATggtttgtttggttttgtttatagttttacaaaattgttttttttttttttaatttattcaatatattcattttgattacattttattttaacttcacTCTAATTAATTGTCCACACTTTATCCAAACTAAATTTCTTTCATTCATTATTTTGAGtaagttattttctttttaaatctcttgttttattttattacaatataaaatgatTTGCTTTGTTGAATCTCCCACtttcttaatttaattatttttttaaatgtatcttatttccttgtttttatgattttatttagctgattttatttattttcgtatGCTttggtattatttaatttaattttttttcttttgctttaaattcattttttttaattgaatttattctTTGTTTAATCTTAATTgctatcataattttttatgcatgattttatttaacttattttcttGTTgactcttttgttttgttttacttcaatattgttttgttttattgaatttagtACTACTATgaaacttaataatttttttgttagcttATCTTATATACTTGccttaattttcattcattcattatcAGTTTCTCCTTTGCTTAATTGAGTTAtccttttttgaatttgattcattttttgtttaatcttatttccgtattttgttttattcgatCGAATTTTTAATTCTTCGATTCAGTATTTTTtgagcttttttatttattttgttttattgtaatatatttaaattttgttttttgttattgaattttctttggttatttttgttaatttatgttatactattttattattatttatttgatatgattttatttagcgttttaataataatgatttaaataatttattgtactgaatttaattttatttttagttataccAATTCCTCTTTTTCTTTTGgggcattttttaattaaaaaaaaaatatgtttttttcgaATCTTTCTACTGAAGTTGCGGGGAAAAATGGTATGAAATGACGCGCAAGTCaatgaaatgaaacaaattcgtgttgcttaaaaaatttattgtaatttataaagaaaaatatatgttaATAATTCACtctattcaataataaaaataacaacactTAAGCATTTGATGCAAAATCCCCCTAAAAAACGTATTTTATGATTTAATCCTGAGGATATATTATTGCATTCGAAGACACTTTAAACGTGGCTTttaagtatgtttgtatgtaagtcTATGACATTAACGTATTCAAGAGAATTGcagaacatttttctataattaCAACTGGGCTGATGTTAATCCATTCCGGTGGTTCGTACGCTTCAGTGTGTGGGAGGATTAGCGCCATTGGACAGGTATTCGTCCGAAAGTTGGAAAGATTGACTCATTTGCGTATGTCTGTAGACTAAAGCGATTTCCACAAACCGACCAATAACTAAACACTgtacaatttaaatataaaagtgacgattttgcatttcaattcattgttttagtttttcgtTTTTGCGCCCCGGAAAATGTCCAAAATATCACTGCTGTATGCCACTGAGAAAATGTGTTGGTCATGACTCAGGCAATTTCAcgaatgtattgtatataaatacttaGTATTTAAAATGCGCGTATATGGTAAGGCACAGGCAGTTGTAGGCCGTAAAATGCCAGTAGCAATGTGAGTCAATGGCccacaaataatttaaaaaaaaaactacatccaagaacaatttattaaatacatatttgaaaGTTGAGATTATTTGttacaaaattttgattacTCCATTGCTCACTACTCCTTTGTAGCACACAACAACTGCCTATGCGAAACGAGTATGAATTAATAGATAGTAAATGCTGCCGTATGCCATTTGCATTGGGATGATCGAACATATTTTTCACCACATTTCAATGAATACACTGAGAAATTGTCATATGAAAAACTATCGAAATATATACTAGTCAAGTCATATTAAGTGGGTTTAACTACAAAagggaattttttaaatataaaacttcGTGAAGTTAAATAAACAGGCAaataaatcaaaaggaacaATGACGGAACTTACAGCACCGGAAGGGATTAAGCACATTCGTTGTTAACattaaataatattacaaagaagaaactaaaaaattaaaaatgaattgaactaaaataaaaaaaaaaacgtatgttAAATATAAATAGTAACAATAAGGTATGTTTGTAAACCACACTTAAAATATTAAGCTTATAAATAAACATCATGTAAAGAATGcatacaattattttataaaaagtaacaGGAGAATATTAATAAAACGCTTGGGCTTATTTTGGGAGAAAAACAATGTAAATATGCAGATTTTAACATAATCGGTGTATACCAGTTAAacgtacatatacaaatataaaaattttatttttgtttttcacaatCTGCGTGTATTGTGTCAACAAGTCACAAATGAGCAcaatcaaataaacaaaatatgccaaattatataattttcttgCTTCAAATGTGCATGTTGTGTAAACGCAGTAACAGCACTCGTGTTCATTAAGTATATACGCCAATTTGTTAGCCTTCGTTTTTTTGCCATTCGATGTGCATAGTAAACTTATTAtttcgtatgtgtgtgtgtgtatgtatattcgcaAAAGATGTGGACAGTCTATTGACAGTTTACTGACTTTAACTGTGTCGTCGTTGTGCACAATCAAAATTTCAGcgcttatttcattttatattgctTTGCGTGTTTATGTTTTATCTAATTgctaccaacaacaacaacaatcgatATAATCAATTGGCAAGTGTTAAGCACATCTCAAAAGGCTTTACAGTTtgctctttgttttttttttttacttttgtttacaCTCAATTCAATTTAAAAGTCGGTGCACTGGCGtgacttggaaaattttaatgaagCCTACtctaaaaatgaatgaaattatactttttactatatttactttttatttctatttttaccgTTCTTAAAATAGCTGCTCCTATTGTAGATTaaatgtatagaaaaaaatcttagaaatacctacatatactacTAGCGGTAAGGATGTGTGAGACGCAAGTGTGTAAAAAACAACTAAGCAGCAAAAAACTGCAATTATGCATGCAAAAacacataataataaattatttgtgtaTGCTCTACACGCTTTCCacttataataaatttactCATTTACACCTATTTGAATACGCCAAAAAGGAAGTAtggaacgaaaataaaaaatatagttcctTGTGTAGGATATATATGTAGGTGAATTATTTACAACCTTCTAAACGAAATCGATGATCATGTTCCTCAATAGAATtcttataaattcaaaaatggtCATCACAGTTGTGTTATACATATCACACTTCCTTTTTTCACCTACTGTAATTTTAGGCTCTTTCATTGTTATGTACTATTGACAAATTTATAGCACGAAATTGCCTTGGGTTACTCATGAATCTATTAGAATAGCGAAAAGAGTTGTTGCTAAATTTAGTTATTAGAGGTATTCAGACTGGGATCTTTATTATGAGAACCTATTGAATGGGATGTTTcctgttttgtattttgttcaCGGCAATTATGCTTGAGTTTGGGTTTAGGAATCATCGAAAGTAAAACCAATACAccataaacaacaaaattgttATGAAAATTTCAGTGAATACCCCTATTCGGGCGaaaatcaatttgattttctCGAAATGTTATTTGAAAAGCTACGCAAATAACAATGAGAAACTGGTGTAGcgacaaaatacatatatgcggAATGAGTACCAACgttataaaaaacaaagcagAGCTTCATAACGGTTCGTAGAAATTTAGATCTTATTTCAAATGGTTAACTCTCTTACCAAAATTGTGTCAAAGTGACTCATTTCTAGCTCCGTGTAAAAAATGAGCACAgatggaaattatttttcagcaCTGTGGTGGTATAATTTCTCTTTGctcaaatttttgaagtttcctGCCTTGAAGCGATATGTATATCTAATATATGTAATTCACACACTTTTGTCTCACGTTGCTTGTAAATATTCCACCAATGCTATTTCAAGCTACTCAAAAAGCTTTCTATATCAAACATTtgcataaaaacattttatatcaaaTGGTAAGCTTCATGAAAAATAACTAAACGTTAGTTATTtgtattattactttttctattaaattgAGCGACTAACTACTAAGgcttttaaatgaatttattcTTTAATTGGCACTCTAGCACCAAATCACCTGTTTTCTTATCATCTAAACGAGGCATTTTCGCATTAAAAAActcaaccaaaaaaataaaaataataaaaatgaaagccAAAGGCAAAATACATAATtctaaaaattacttaatttcttaattgttcgtaagtttataaataaacaCACATCCTGCAGTTTTTCGAGATTAAGTTTATGCAAAAAATCTAATGGCGCACAAATGTTTTcataagtatgtgtatgtagtGTATGCGAGTTGTGTGTTTTTTCCCCCTTTATAGCAATAATGCATAATACACATATTACATTGGCTGTATTAAAGTGTGGCGAATAGCTACGTCTGTCTACTCTTTCCTTAGATTGACCTTCAATTCAATGCTTTGAATATATTCATATAGACTTCATTGATTGCTTTTAGATAAATTTGAGAAAGTGTCACGCCTCATCAGCTGCATCATTCAGTCGAGAACAAATTGAAGTTCTCAAAATTGGGCTTACCTTGCACAGATTCATCATCTAAGTCATCGCTGCTGCTCGTGATGCGTCCTACAAGAgatcaatttaaaataaaatagcccAAACAGTCCGAAAGAGATTTTCGGtgtgttttttttggtttatttaccTCGTGAGCCCTTGTTCGAACCAACGCTGCTGCCACCATTCCGACTGTACAGCACATTTTCTAAATACTGCAAGCCATTATTATTGACAATATTAAAACCAAgacaattttcaatttgtttccAACGATGTAAGCGCTCCTGCAATTCGTTCGTCACTTCACTGAGTGCATTACGCGCCTCTACAATAGAACGATCCACATCATCAATACTCTTCCCATGCGTCGAGACAAACGCACCAACTAGACTTGAGCGCTTTTTGCGCAATTTTTCACATGCTTCGCGCGCTGACTGCAATTGTTTCTCGGCTGAAATGCGCTTCTTCATATGGTTTTTACTCTCCAACTCGTAGGTATACTGCAACCAGGATTGTAGTTGTGGTGGTGGTGTCCAGCAATTGTCCACCAATTCGATTTCAGCGCGCGACAACTCAGTACGCAAtatttcgatttcttttttcaacttttgcacCTCCAGATCTGAGCTGGATGATGAAAGTGCGGGGGCCTCTTTCAGGCGACGTTCCAAGTCCATTTTTTCGGTAGCGACATTTTCCTGTTCCATGCGAGCACGTTCTAATTCCTAGAAAGagaataaagatttaaaagatTCGATATATTCATATCGTCGAAGCATTTCAATAGAACTTAATGCCCTATTTGAATACGTTAAGAATATATCGGGTGGGCCTTTTACATGGTTGCCAATTTTGGCATGATTTGGTGCAACTGCTTGCCTTTTACTCTATACCTCCATAGGTAATTTTTCGGTATTTCGAAGCTAGAATCCATTGATGTGTACTCTAGATTTTCAATGTATCCTTAAAAGGAAGTCTGGCGGCGGCATTAAAATGTGTGAAGGTTGCTAATCAAAATCACCATTTTCTGATCGCCACATTCTTTGTGGGaacaacttttattattttttcgaaatgctCGTCGGGAGTTTTAGGAGAAGAATTAATTTTGGATATACAGTTCACCAACTTCGGCACATTCCAAACCATAGTTTAAAATAAACTCTTAAAAGTGTCGCTAATGTGCaagcatattaaaattttatcctacaaattttcaataccTTTTGCATCTCTTGTAAGCTTTGTTCGGCACGCTGCAGTCCCTCCATATCTTGTGCCATCCGTCGCAAATGtcttttagcatttttattCTGTTGATATGCATACCAGCAGCCGATAATTGCACTGAGTAATAAGGTCACTAAAATATAATCTTTCCATCGTGTGCCCGTTTCTGAAgcaaaaagtaagtaaattaattcttactgttattaaaaataaacaaacgaaaaacttaCCACGCGGTGGCCCGAAAAGCACAACATCCATCGCTTTGAGCGCAATTTTCTGCTTATGAATGGGATCCTTTATGCCCAGCACATTGCCCACATAATGCATATTATTCACTGCCAACCTGGAAATAAAGTGGAATCACACAAAACTTTCAATGAGTTGTATTACAGGTACTGAATGGCGAAAAGTTTTTtacgtatgtatttgttttttgtgagaTGAGTAAAAATGAAGGCCAAACGCGGTCTATACGAATATTCAGActataaagcgtttttctcaCTGTTTTTTTCGAATCATTTTACACTGTACAAATGGcaagttaattttattaactgtatagaacaaaaaaagatataactttCATGCTCATTTAGACTGTCCGTTTTACTTTATTGACAAGCAATGTCTCGGACGCGGCATAAAACTCTAAGTTCctctatttgtagaacaacatcagtACGCACACTAAAAATTGATGGAATCATCGAATTTTTATTACCGCCAAAATTTGTAAGTTTCCATTGaattacttcaaaattttgtgaaatattcaAGCTATTGCCACTTTTTACAGTGTATGATTCGGTAGTTGTTAGTTTAATTGCACGTTCACCTAATACTACTCCTCCATTGTAATAAATTCGTACACAATGACAAAGCTGGTGTACAAAAAAATCTCACCGCTAATTAATTGCCACTTTTGCTATTATTAGAGAAAATCATTCGCTGCTCGTTGCTTACCtattttatgacatttcgaTGCCTTTTTATTGCCGTTAGAATTGTACCGCTCAATTGTGGAAGGCCGACATCAGTCAGTCATTACTTCCCAGGTGAGTGGCTATTAGGTAGTcgcattgaaaaattttaatgtacaCTCTAGTTGAGCCATCACACAAAATTGCTAACTAGTCAATATGACTGAGTTTCCCAGTAAAAGCTTACAAATAAACAGAATAAAAACTCTACTAGTTTGCATTCAAATGAATGAAAAGTCTAGTTTGCTCAGATAATTATAGGCCAAATgagtttatattaaaaactaatactcgtacatacatatatacacatgtatataccATATGTGTATGGAAATATTCagccttaaaattttgaataagatgaaagcagaaaaaaaagtaaatttgttttgttattatttctgAGACTTTCCAAAAACCTTAACACATAAACTCATAAAAGTTAAAATGTTGTTATTTATAagtcaaaaaattgtataaaaatgccattttataaaaatggtctttaaacttttatttatttttcgctggatataaaaaaagaaattataaattcaaGTGTGAACTCTATTCTTAACCGCTGTTTAATGTACTTTTTCTTGGTATTACAGATCCTAGTGCagcgaaattttattttcaaaagcatttttagctcaaaattaaatttgaaatattaaactGTGCATTAAGCACAGAAATAATTTGGTTAGTATGTATGCTCCTTTTccataaactatttttaataaaaagctcGCGAAATTAAATCATTACTAATCACAACTAATGAGGAACTAAAGTTCAATGGCCTCTGTATACATAGTTGCGATTTGCATTAAGTGTTTTGCTATTTGCAATACTTTCTcagaaatagttttaaattatttttctgtacCAACCCTCTATGGTGGTATCCCCACTGGAGTCGGCCGAGGACTATCACACTATCACACCAGCTGCTTTTCCAAAAGTTAATTAATGCCGTTCTAACATCACCAATCTTTGGTCTTAATGGTCTGGAAGATTTTCAAGTTTATTTCCCGCCaggttcaaataattttttatgtattataaaACGAAACTGTGTACCAAACATTTTTAGTATAGAAAGGaata comes from Anastrepha ludens isolate Willacy chromosome 3, idAnaLude1.1, whole genome shotgun sequence and encodes:
- the LOC128858438 gene encoding stromal interaction molecule homolog isoform X5; translation: MQRKLLLYALLFLAVTSQKCHVVESGGPPSDTMGAIAANRYNAEQQQQQHHLHASTHHQGSTGGGGGGSNSGAPIPAVSSAAHAQYHASPSGSGHMEHRNSYNLLSEAMSQAVSNEFSSLGSGSADGACHADDLDCYSGNLQDRLGMEAIRTLHRQLDDDDNGNIDLSESDDFLREELKYDSGYEKRQKAFHFNDDMHISVKELWEAWLRSEVHNWTMEQTTDWLAQSVQLPQYVELFRLHKVTGATLPRLAVNNMHYVGNVLGIKDPIHKQKIALKAMDVVLFGPPRETGTRWKDYILVTLLLSAIIGCWYAYQQNKNAKRHLRRMAQDMEGLQRAEQSLQEMQKELERARMEQENVATEKMDLERRLKEAPALSSSSSDLEVQKLKKEIEILRTELSRAEIELVDNCWTPPPQLQSWLQYTYELESKNHMKKRISAEKQLQSAREACEKLRKKRSSLVGAFVSTHGKSIDDVDRSIVEARNALSEVTNELQERLHRWKQIENCLGFNIVNNNGLQYLENVLYSRNGGSSVGSNKGSRGRITSSSDDLDDESVQELLYIYPGMLDNYSRSSVGLSGGSSGILNNNSNALCDDSSGSEDASEGPMHPPVQFILGGAPTPSLKNSTSMTSASSVASRACAAATHSPQDATTLNHIGTIGNSTNAIGTPVATPVPITTPPPLPPHNNTHNSSYYLNDSLAGGDDSRHSPSSSERSIPVPPRLKKHNSSNLVVSPTAAISTIIPPPIPPPPPLPPHLAVVGILNRAPLPPPRKSTPRMQKTKSST